A stretch of DNA from bacterium:
TCCTGCTCCTGCTCGCCCTTCTCTTCCAAAGCTCCGCCCGGGCCCAGGAGAGCGCCGTGGTGACGGCCACGGGCATGGCCCAGCTGGCGGGCGGCAACGCGGCCTCGGTGCGGGACGCCGCCCTGCGCGACGCCCTGCGCAAGGCGGTGGAGACGGGCCTGGGCACCCTGGTGGAGGGGCGCACGCTGGTGGAGAATTTTGCCCTGGTCAACGACCGGATCCTTAGCCGCGCCCAGGGTTTCGTCAGCTCCTACGAGGTGCTGGAGGAGGGGGAGCGGGACGGCGCCTACGTCATGACTGTCCGCGCTGAGGTCAACCGGCAGGTGCTGGGGGACGACGCGCGCTCGCTGGGCCTCCTCCAGGAACTGGTGGGCAAGCCGCGCCTGATGGTGCTGGTGGACGAATCCTGGCGGGCGGGGGATCCGCCCGGCGCACCCGAGGCCGTGGCCAATCCCGCCAGCGCGGCACGGTTGGCCGAGCGCTTGCTGGAGCGGGGTTTCCTGCTCGTGGACGCCGAGACGGCCCGCCGGGTGCGCGCCGCCGAGTCCCGTCGCCTGGACGAGGTCCTGGACGACGGAGAGGCGGTGCGGCTCCTGGCCCGGCGGGCGGCCGAGGAGAACGGCGCCGAGGTGCTGGTCCTGGGCGTGTGCGTGGCGGAGCCCGTCTCCGCAGTGGGCGGACGCGTGACGGCCAGCGCCACCTTCAGCGCCCGCATGGTGGACGCCTCCACCGGCGCCCTGATGGGTTCCACCCAGGCCACGCAGAACGGCGTGGGCATCAGTGCGGACCAGGCACGCGCCGCCAGCGCGGCCCGGGCCGCGGACGGCGCTTGCGAGGCGCTGGTCCGGCAGATCATGCAGTACTGGCAGGACAAGGCCAACAACGGCCGGGAGGTGGTCGTCAAGCTGCACAACGTGGATTCCTATGTGCGGCAAGCCATGGCTTTCATCGACGGCCTGAAGCGGGTGCCGGGCGTGAGCGGCGCCCGCAAGCGCACCTGGGAGGAGGAGGAGCGCCGGCTGGAGGTGGACATCACCTATCTGGGCGGCGACCTGGACCAGCTCGTCGCGGCCATCGTGGCGACCCTGGGTCCGGACTTCCCCACGCTGGACCTGCGCCAGGCCAAGGGCAACAGCTTGGACTTTTATCTGAGGAAGTAGGATGGCGGCCACCACCTTGAGCGGGAGGCCGCGCCCCACGGCCATGCGGCAAGGGCGGCGGGCGGCCCTAGTCGTGCTCCTGTTGCTGGCGTTGCCTCTGTGGGGCACTGAGCCGGTGGGGCCGGAGATCGTCGTCACCGATGTCATCATGGACGATCGGGCCGACGTGGACGCCGCTTTCCTGGCCGACGGCGGGCGCGAGCTGGCGGCCGCGGCGGGCAGCCGGCTGGTCGCCCTGCTGGCCGCCAACCCCGGCTGGCGCGTCCACCCGGACTTCCTGGAGCATCCCGCCAACGACCTGAGGGCTCTGGAACAGGGCAGGGACCGCATCTACGCCCGCGGCGTGACGACCCGCGCCGACATCCGCCAGACCCGCTACTGGGGCGACCGCCGCCTCTGGACCTTCACGGTCGGGCTGCGCCTGGAGTTCTTCGACATCCGCAGCGGCCAGGTCTGGTTCGGGCAGGACGCCACGGTGCGCGTTCCGGTGGAGACGGCTGTCGAGCTGGATCGCGGCGAGCGGACCCGCCAGTTCACGGACGCCTTCAACCTGGCCCTGGAGACGGCCGCCGCACTGGCCGGGCGCAACTACCGGCCCGGCAGCGTGGAGGCAGTGGCCACCAGGCGGATGGCGGACGGCCTGTACGCCGTCGACCGCGGTTCCCGCCACGGACTGCCACCGGGCGCCACGGGCGAGATGCAGCGTGGCGCCGAGCGTTGGCTGCTGCGCCTGGAGGAGGTGGAGAGCGCCTACAGCTTGGCGCGGGTGACGGCGGGGTCGACCACGGAAGCGCCTCCCGCCGGTCTCGTTGTTCGATTCAGCGGCGTCAACGGCCTGCTGGCGCTGGAGGGACCGCAGCTGGCGGTGGCGGGGGCGGCCCTGCCCGCCGCCGGCGAGCTGGACGAGTGCTTCGACGTGGACTCCGCCACGCTGGGCCAGTGGCTGCACGACGCCCTGGTGGACACTCGCGCCTTCAACCTGCTGCCGCCGCTGCTGGCGGCCGGGGAGGCGCCGTCCGAGCTGTCCGCCGCCTTCTTCCGGGCGCAGAGCGTCTTCTCGGCGGTGGGCGACCTGCGCCACGACGAGATCGTGGGGCATCGCAGCCTGCCGCAGGTCCTGGCCCGACTGGTGGTGACCCACGCCGATCTCACCCGCGCCGTCCGGCTGGGCTACGAGGCGCGCATCCTGCGGCTGGGCCTGCTGCTCGAGATCTACGACCGGCGCACCCACGAGGTCCTGCTCAGCCAGGCCCTGGAGGGCACGCGCCGCGAGAAGCACAGCGAGCAGTACCGCCAGACGGACCTGGTGGCCGCCTGGCGGGAACTGGCGCGCAGCACCACGGCCGATCTCGCCCGGCAGGCGGCCGCCGCCTGGCGGCCGGCGGGACGGGAGCTGGAGGTGGCGGGCGTGGACGCCAAGGGCGGCATCCTGCTCAAAGGCGATGCCGTTCCCGGTGAGCGGGGCCGCCTGCTGCGTCCGGGCGAGGTGCTGCTCGACCGCCGGGGCGAGGCGCTGGCCCGGCGGCTTGCTCCCTACGGCATCGCCGAGCTGGAGAGCGGACGCCCCGACCCGCGGGCGCGCCTGGCGTTGAGCGACGGCCGAACCCTGCCGCAGCCGGGCGACCGCCTGCTTTTGCCGGCCGCCGCACCGCGGCCGGGGGCACGCATCCGGCACGTGGAGATCGGTGGCGAAAAGGTCCAGGCGGACTGGCATCCGGGTGAAAGGCGCGTCACCTTGTGGGCGCACCAGGCGCTGGGCGCCAGCGGGCGTTTCAACATGCTGGCCCCCGCCGCGCTGGCGGCGGAGGCGGCTGCCGCCGAAGTGGCGCTGGCGGGCGGGGAGTTCCGCGCCGTGGACCTGGACGAGATCCTGCTCGCCGAGGAACCGCAGCCCCAGGTGCTGGTGGACCTGCGCGTCGGCCTGGGCCGCTGGGAGCGCACGGCCGGTCCCTACAAGGCGGACCTGGTTTTCACGACGGGGGCGGAGTTGGCCTTCTTCAACGCGACCGGCGAGCCTCTCCTCCTCTTCACGGACGGGGGCGGCAGCGCCACGCACATCAGGAAGAAGGCCTGGACGTTGACGGAGCAACAGGTGCTGGCCGAAGGACGGGTGGTCCAAGGCGTGACGGAGGAGGAGTATGGCGACCGGCTGGACGCCTGCCTTCGCGTCTGCCTGGAGAAACTGGGCGAGGAGATCCGCGGCGGCGCCGGGCGCTGACGCGGGAAAGGCGAATCATGACGACACTGACCCTGCACACGGACGACCAGGTGGCCCTCGTCACCTTGAACCGCCCCCAGGTGCGCAATGCCATCGACGAGCGGATGGTGCGCGAGCTGCGCGGCCTGGTGGACGAACTGGAGCGGGACGATGGCCTGCGCGCCGTGGTCCTGACCGGGGCCGGCAAGGCCTTTTGCAGCGGCATGGATCTGGACTATCTGGCGCGCACGGCCCAGGCTCCCGCAGTGGAGCTCCGCCGCGACACGGAGCACCTGCGCGAGCTCTTTGTCGCCATCCGCTCCAGTCGGCTGCCCTGGATCGCCGCCGTCAATGGGCCGGCGGTGGCGGGCGGGGCCGGTCTCGCCACTGTCTGCGACCTGGTGCTGGCCGATCGCGGCCATGCCCGCTTCGGCTACCCCGAGGTGCAGATCGGCTTCATCCCCGCCCTGGTCGCCGTGCTGCTCGTGGCCCGGGTGGGGGAGACGGCCGCCCGCGACCTGCTGCTCACCGGCCGGCTGGTCAAGCCCGACGCCGCCCAGCGCCTGGGCCTCGTCAACGAGCTGGCCGAGGAGGGCCAAGTGCTGGCCCTGGCCGGCCAGCGGGCCCGTGCCCTGGCCCGTGGCTGCGCGCCGGGGGCCGTCGCCGCCACCAAATCCCTGCTGGAGCGCCTGCGCGGCCGGGACACGGCCTCCGCCATGGACATCGCGGTGGAAGCCAACATCCGGCAGCGGACGGACGAGGAGTGCCACCGCGGTGTGCGGGCCTTCCTGGACAAGGAGGAACTGGATTGGCGGCGGAGGGGTGGGGAGTCCGCCTGATGGTGGAGTGGCTGGCCGCGCTGTTCGGTTCTTCCCTGCTCTGGTATCTGGGCGGCCTGTCCGTCGTCACCTTTGTCAGCACCCTCCTGCTGGTGCCATGGGTGATCGTGCGCATTCCCGCGGATTACTTCAGCCGGCGGCGTCCGCCCAAGCCACCCTGGGCCGACGAACACCCGGTGGTCCGTATCCTGCTGCGCAGCCTGCGCAACGCGGCGGGCGTGGTCTTCATTCTCGCGGGCGTGGTTCTGTTGGCGCTTCCCGGCCAGGGCTTGCTCACCATCCTCGTCGGCCTCTTGCTCATGACTTTTCCCGGCAAGTACCGGCTGGAGCGATGGGCCATTTCCCGACCACCGGTCTTGCGCGCGGTCAACTGGCTGCGCCGGCGCGCCGGACGCCGGGATCTCAGCCTGTAGCTGGTGGTCGCACGCCTTCATCGGCCCGGCAACAACGCCACCACCCGGTAGAAGCGCCGGAGGCCGGCCAGTCCGCCCACATGCACGGTCTGCTCCTCCTCCCCCGTCCACAGGGTCTCCGTCTCACCGGGCGGAAAGGAGGGGTCGGCGGAACTTTCCAGGCGATAGCCGAGCGCGACGGGCACGGTGCTCCAGGACAAGAAGACGTCGCCGCCCGACAAGGCCAGTTCCAGGTGCGGGCGGGGCGCGGGCGCCAAGCGGCGCCAAACCTTGACCGTGTCGGTGGCGGACAGGCCCTGCGGCGTCTCGGCGCGCAGCAGCAGCGTGATCAGGGTGTCGCCCGCCGCCGGCGGCGTCCAACGCAGGGAATCCCCCCACACCTCCAACTGACCAGGACCCTCCAGTGAGAAGGCGAGGCCGGGCACCGGTCGGAAATGGCCGGCCGGATGCAGGACCAGTGTCTCACCCGCCGCCAGCGCGGCGAAGCCCAGGCCGGGGGAGAGCAGCGGGGTGAAGAGGGAATCGGGCAGGATGGGATCGATGTGCACGACCCCGAAGGCGCCATCGGCGGCGTCATGGATGTGCAGGGCGATGAGGGCGGGGTCGGTCGTGCCCCACCAGTTGCCTCGGGCCTGGATGACGCTGGCCGTGTTGTTGTAGAAGTCCCACACGGCGCCGCCGTTGCCGTTGCCATGGAGCCGGTTGCTGCCGGGATCCTCAACCGTGCCGAAGTCGGGGGCACAGGCGCTGGTGATGGTCACGCCCCAGTCGTTGTCCTCCAGGCAGCAGCCGCGGAAAACCGGCAGCGCGCCGGTGTTGACGTTGATCCCGCTGCCGCCGAGGTTGGGATTGACATAGCGGCTGGCGTGGATCCAGCAGCGTTCGAGGCTCCCCTGGGCGCCGCTGCCCTGGATGACGACACCGCTGCGGAAGTTCACGATCTCGCAGTCGCTGAGCCGCGGATTGCCGCTCATCCACAGGGAG
This window harbors:
- a CDS encoding enoyl-CoA hydratase/isomerase family protein, which encodes MTTLTLHTDDQVALVTLNRPQVRNAIDERMVRELRGLVDELERDDGLRAVVLTGAGKAFCSGMDLDYLARTAQAPAVELRRDTEHLRELFVAIRSSRLPWIAAVNGPAVAGGAGLATVCDLVLADRGHARFGYPEVQIGFIPALVAVLLVARVGETAARDLLLTGRLVKPDAAQRLGLVNELAEEGQVLALAGQRARALARGCAPGAVAATKSLLERLRGRDTASAMDIAVEANIRQRTDEECHRGVRAFLDKEELDWRRRGGESA
- a CDS encoding PGPGW domain-containing protein — its product is MVEWLAALFGSSLLWYLGGLSVVTFVSTLLLVPWVIVRIPADYFSRRRPPKPPWADEHPVVRILLRSLRNAAGVVFILAGVVLLALPGQGLLTILVGLLLMTFPGKYRLERWAISRPPVLRAVNWLRRRAGRRDLSL
- a CDS encoding right-handed parallel beta-helix repeat-containing protein, producing MNTRRLLGLFTVFLLITAAAHAWTSPGTGLSYTPADLVALSGGAVTGDWPDYLQQQAVIISTGDTLRWPAGTQWTVAGNQELRVHGTMLALGTPWEPILAQSQSGQPNSWSGLILDGAASGSLLRCVTVGGGADGLNCLGSSPTVEYCTLVGNYSSGLHCFLGSHPVLRHCLIEGNSRYGVEITGGCSPVLEHCVIRGNNTEGASPRNAVSIGIQGTNSPRLVSCRLEGRGPANPASGFSLWMSGNPRLSDCEIVNFRSGVVIQGSGAQGSLERCWIHASRYVNPNLGGSGINVNTGALPVFRGCCLEDNDWGVTITSACAPDFGTVEDPGSNRLHGNGNGGAVWDFYNNTASVIQARGNWWGTTDPALIALHIHDAADGAFGVVHIDPILPDSLFTPLLSPGLGFAALAAGETLVLHPAGHFRPVPGLAFSLEGPGQLEVWGDSLRWTPPAAGDTLITLLLRAETPQGLSATDTVKVWRRLAPAPRPHLELALSGGDVFLSWSTVPVALGYRLESSADPSFPPGETETLWTGEEEQTVHVGGLAGLRRFYRVVALLPGR